One region of Poecile atricapillus isolate bPoeAtr1 chromosome 8, bPoeAtr1.hap1, whole genome shotgun sequence genomic DNA includes:
- the TBCCD1 gene encoding TBCC domain-containing protein 1 isoform X1 → MAGSVWLWVRTEPFLVGALPAPPPARLTPHYLRKAAAYARARADQGCFPRLRWPCWRHIACGKLQLSRDIAWLYFELFRGLLGPAPPLRLRWAEAEAACGSAEELERERSKLSVDTLQFLLFLYVQQLHKVSLRRSLLGDEWPSARTKSPSLSGKSAGGNKNWNDQEHLAFVQSHLLDMLELLLEPEQLSASSHSSCSSLVSFEAVCALSFLLEGTVSNSGSVRPLHELALRQPCHGHNGYSKVSRAFSLPKLESWLRSSLTANPLGMTACLKAGKKLAWAQQVEGTTRRARIACSSRVVPEVSPMVIMSQVYRQTLAKSSDTLVGAHVRIHRCNESFIYLLSPLRSVTIEKCRNSTFVLGPVETSVHVQSCDNIKVIVVCHRLSLSSTTGCTFHTLTPTQPLILSGNQAISFAPFHTHYPMLEDHMAQVGLATLPNYWDSPMLVCRDSGDASVFRLLPPSDFYTFVIPFEMEGDTTETPGGLPQEYQEVLSQREQKVQVWQRMVKEAELTRDQRKQFQTLVENKFYEWLVETGNRQQLDSLVPPAVSSKQAAG, encoded by the exons ATGGCGGGGTCGGTGTGGCTGTGGGTGCGCACGGAGCCGTTCCTGGTGGgagcgctcccggccccgccgcccgctcGCCTCACCCCGCACTACCTTCGCAAGGCGGCCGCCTACGCCCGCGCGCGGGCGGACCAGGGCTGCTTCCCGCGGCTGCGCTGGCCCTGCTGGCGGCACATCGCCTGCgggaagctgcagctgagccGCGACATCGCCTGGCTCTACTTCGAGCTCTTCCGCGGCCTCCTcgggcccgccccgccgctccgCCTGCGCTGGGCCGAGGCTGAGGCGGCCTGCGGCAGCGCCGAGGAGCTGGAGCGGGAGCGGAGCAAG CTCTCCGTGGACACTCTGCagttcctgctcttcctctacGTGCAGCAGCTCCACAAGGTTTCCCTGCGGCGATCTCTGCTCGGGGACGAGTGGCCCAGCGCCAGGACCAAGTCTCCCAGCCTGAGTGGGAAATCGGCCGGCGGCAATAAG aACTGGAACGACCAGGAGCACCTTGCCTTTGTGCAGAGCCACCTCTTGGATAtgttggagctgctgctggagccagagcAGCTCTCAGCCTCTTCccactccagctgcagcagcctggtgTCCTTTGAAGCCGTGTGTGCCCTCAGCTTCCTGCTCGAGGGCACCGTCAGCAATTCCGGCAGCGTCCGGCCCCTCCACGAGCTGGCCCTCAGGCAGCCCTGCCACGGCCACAATGGATATTCCAAAGTGTCCAGAGCCTTCTCCCTGCCCAAACTGGAGAGCTGGCTGCGCTCCTCCCTCACTGCTAATCCCTTGGGAATGACTGCCTGCCTCAAGGCTGGGAAGAAGCTCGCCTGGGCACAGCAAG tggaaggAACAACCAGGAGAGCCAGGATTGCCTGCAGCTCCCGGGTGGTGCCGGAGGTGTCCCCCATGGTGATCATGAGCCAGGTGTACAGGCAGACCCTGGCCAAGAGCTCGGACACTCTGGTGGGGGCTCACGTCAGAATCCATCGCTGCAACGAGTCCTTCATTtacctcctgtcccctctgcg ATCTGTGACCATCGAGAAGTGCCGGAATAGCACCTTTGTCCTGGGCCCTGTGGAGACGTCAGTCCACGTCCAGAGCTGTGACAACATCAAGGTCATCGTGGTTTGCCATCGCTTGTCCCTTTCATCCACCACTGGCTGTACTTTCCACACTCTCACACCCACACAGCCCCTCATCCTCTCAGGGAACCAGGCAATCAGCTTTGCCCCTTTCCACACCCATTATCCCATGCTGGAAGACCACATGGCTCAGGTGGGCTTGGCCACTCTGCCAAACTATTGGGACAGCCCCATGCTGGTGTGCAGGGACAGCGGTGACGCGAGCGTCTTCCGGCTCCTGCCCCCCTCAGACTTCTACACCTTTGTGATTCCCTTTGAGATGGAAGGAGACACCACAGAGACCCCAGGGGGGCTTCCCCAGGAGTACCAGGAGGTGCTGAGCCAGCGGGAGCAGAAGGTCCAGGTGTGGCAGCGCATGGTGAAGGAGGCAGAGCTGACCAG GGATCAAAGGAAGCAGTTCCAGACATTGGTAGAAAACAAATTCTATGAGTGGCTGGTTGAGACGGGGAACCGGCAGCAGCTGGACAGCCTGGTCCCTCCTGCAGTCAGCTccaagcaggcagcaggataA
- the TBCCD1 gene encoding TBCC domain-containing protein 1 isoform X2 — protein MAGSVWLWVRTEPFLVGALPAPPPARLTPHYLRKAAAYARARADQGCFPRLRWPCWRHIACGKLQLSRDIAWLYFELFRGLLGPAPPLRLRWAEAEAACGSAEELERERSKLSVDTLQFLLFLYVQQLHKVSLRRSLLGDEWPSARTKSPSLSGKSAGGNKNWNDQEHLAFVQSHLLDMLELLLEPEQLSASSHSSCSSLVSFEAVCALSFLLEGTVSNSGSVRPLHELALRQPCHGHNGYSKVSRAFSLPKLESWLRSSLTANPLGMTACLKAGKKLAWAQQVEGTTRRARIACSSRVVPEVSPMVIMSQVYRQTLAKSSDTLVGAHVRIHRCNESFIYLLSPLRSVTIEKCRNSTFVLGPVETSVHVQSCDNIKVIVVCHRLSLSSTTGCTFHTLTPTQPLILSGNQAISFAPFHTHYPMLEDHMAQVGLATLPNYWDSPMLVCRDSGDASVFRLLPPSDFYTFVIPFEMEGDTTETPGGLPQEYQEVLSQREQKVQVWQRMVKEAELTRQFFSLKGKWRQP, from the exons ATGGCGGGGTCGGTGTGGCTGTGGGTGCGCACGGAGCCGTTCCTGGTGGgagcgctcccggccccgccgcccgctcGCCTCACCCCGCACTACCTTCGCAAGGCGGCCGCCTACGCCCGCGCGCGGGCGGACCAGGGCTGCTTCCCGCGGCTGCGCTGGCCCTGCTGGCGGCACATCGCCTGCgggaagctgcagctgagccGCGACATCGCCTGGCTCTACTTCGAGCTCTTCCGCGGCCTCCTcgggcccgccccgccgctccgCCTGCGCTGGGCCGAGGCTGAGGCGGCCTGCGGCAGCGCCGAGGAGCTGGAGCGGGAGCGGAGCAAG CTCTCCGTGGACACTCTGCagttcctgctcttcctctacGTGCAGCAGCTCCACAAGGTTTCCCTGCGGCGATCTCTGCTCGGGGACGAGTGGCCCAGCGCCAGGACCAAGTCTCCCAGCCTGAGTGGGAAATCGGCCGGCGGCAATAAG aACTGGAACGACCAGGAGCACCTTGCCTTTGTGCAGAGCCACCTCTTGGATAtgttggagctgctgctggagccagagcAGCTCTCAGCCTCTTCccactccagctgcagcagcctggtgTCCTTTGAAGCCGTGTGTGCCCTCAGCTTCCTGCTCGAGGGCACCGTCAGCAATTCCGGCAGCGTCCGGCCCCTCCACGAGCTGGCCCTCAGGCAGCCCTGCCACGGCCACAATGGATATTCCAAAGTGTCCAGAGCCTTCTCCCTGCCCAAACTGGAGAGCTGGCTGCGCTCCTCCCTCACTGCTAATCCCTTGGGAATGACTGCCTGCCTCAAGGCTGGGAAGAAGCTCGCCTGGGCACAGCAAG tggaaggAACAACCAGGAGAGCCAGGATTGCCTGCAGCTCCCGGGTGGTGCCGGAGGTGTCCCCCATGGTGATCATGAGCCAGGTGTACAGGCAGACCCTGGCCAAGAGCTCGGACACTCTGGTGGGGGCTCACGTCAGAATCCATCGCTGCAACGAGTCCTTCATTtacctcctgtcccctctgcg ATCTGTGACCATCGAGAAGTGCCGGAATAGCACCTTTGTCCTGGGCCCTGTGGAGACGTCAGTCCACGTCCAGAGCTGTGACAACATCAAGGTCATCGTGGTTTGCCATCGCTTGTCCCTTTCATCCACCACTGGCTGTACTTTCCACACTCTCACACCCACACAGCCCCTCATCCTCTCAGGGAACCAGGCAATCAGCTTTGCCCCTTTCCACACCCATTATCCCATGCTGGAAGACCACATGGCTCAGGTGGGCTTGGCCACTCTGCCAAACTATTGGGACAGCCCCATGCTGGTGTGCAGGGACAGCGGTGACGCGAGCGTCTTCCGGCTCCTGCCCCCCTCAGACTTCTACACCTTTGTGATTCCCTTTGAGATGGAAGGAGACACCACAGAGACCCCAGGGGGGCTTCCCCAGGAGTACCAGGAGGTGCTGAGCCAGCGGGAGCAGAAGGTCCAGGTGTGGCAGCGCATGGTGAAGGAGGCAGAGCTGACCAG aCAGTTTTTCAGCCTGAAGGGAAAGTGGAGGCAGCCCTGA